CACGGATGGCGCCGTTGATGATGACGCCCTCCCACCCGTTCGCGACGGCGGCCTCGGCGATCATGTCGCCCATCAGGGCGCTCTCGACGTTGCCGTCGCCGTCGACGACGAGCACCTTGCCCGCGCCCGGCGAGTTGAGTGTCTCCTTGACGATCTGGTTGTCGCGGAAGCACTTGATCGTCACGATCGTGCCGTTGAACCGCGCGCGTCCGCCGTACTGAGTGAACTGGGTGGAGCACGAGTCGAGCGCGTCGCCGAGCTCGTCATAGAGGTCGGCGGTGGCGATGTCGGCCATGAGAGGCGTCCTTTCGTCGGGTTCGAGGGGCGTGCAGGTCCACGCTATTTCGCGAGGACGCCCCATGGGGCGTCGCGGGCCGCGGATCAAGATGAGTCGCGGCGGTGACGGCCGGGTCGGAGCGATGAACGGTGAAGGTGGACGAAGATCGCAGAATCGGGATGCTGTCGGCGCGCGGGCGGTGCCGGCCGTTGGCTGGGGTGGGGCTCGGGATCAGGTCGGATCGGGTCGGGTCACGTCAGCCCTGGGTGCTGCGCTCGCGGCGATAACGTCCCGGGGGCATGCCGACGAGGCGCGTGAACGTGCGGTTGAACGCGGCCTGGTCGGAGTAGCCGCAGCGGTCGGCGATCTGCGCCAGCGTCAGCTCTTTGGCGGTGAGCATCTCGCGCGCGGCGTCGATGCGTGACGACAGGACGAGTTGGCGCGGCGACCGTCCGAACACGCGGCGCGAACGTCGCTCCAGCGTGTCGACCGAGCATCCCGCGACGCGGGCGAGAGCCTGCGACGTCACCGGCTGGTCGAGGTGCGCGTCGATGTAGGCGCGCACGGCGCCGAGCGACGTCATCGCCGGGTCGTCCTCGGCGGCCTCGCCGACGTCCTGCGACATGCTGGCGATGCCGACGACACGCCCCGCCTCGTCGCGCAGCGGCACCTTCGCCGTGATGTGCCAACGAAACGGCCCGCCCGAGGCGCGGATCAGCTCGAGCTCGTTGAACAGCGGCTTGCCGGACGACAGGACGCGCGCGTCCTGCTCCTCGTAGCGCTCGGCGAGCTCCGGCACGAACAGTTCGGCCGCGCGACGCCCGACGACGTCACCGCGCGAGCGCTTGTTCGTGCGCTCGACGAACGTCGGGTTGACGGCGAGGTAGCGACCGTCCGCACCCTTGACGCAGAACATCGTGCCCGGCAGGTGATCGACCATTTCGAGGACGGCGGGTCCGAGCGCGCCACGTAGGGCGTCGAGCGTCGGTGCCGTCGTCATGAGGGAAGGGTAGCGGGCGCGTCGGCACCGCCAGGCCCACAGACCTCGCCAGCCCCACAGGTCCCCGGGTCTTCCCGTCCCGCCGGCGACACGAACCGTCACGACGAGCCGTTCTGGCCGATACCCGCGGCGAGGCTGCGGCAGGCGGGCAAGACTTTAGCGGTCAGGAGGGGTTTGACTGGTGGTATGAGCCAGATCACTGACGCACCCCGCACCCCGGGCGCCACCACCGTCGACACCACCCCGTCCGACGACGCTGCGACGTTCGCCGAACTGCACGACCTCGTCGAAGACGCCGTCGCCCTCGCGAACCGTTGGAGCGACGCGACCGAGGCCGGCCAGACGAAGGCCGAGAAGCGCACGAGCGACCAGCTCGGCGCGCTGCTGCGTGACGAGAAGGGCCTCGACCTCGCGGTGAAGTTCGTCGACCGCGTCGCGCGCCCCGAGGACAACACGGCCGCTGCGCGCGAGCTCGCGCGCCTGTCGTCGAACGAGGCGACCGGGTTCATGGGCAAGCTCGACGCGAAGCTGCTCGGCCTCGGTTCCCGCCTCGCGACGACGATGCCGCCCGTCGTCGTGCCCGCGGCGCGCACGCGTCTGCGTCAGCTCGTCGGCCACCTCGTCGTCGACGCGAGCGACCCGACGCTCGCGAAGCACCTCGCCAAGGCGCACGCCGACGGCTTCCGCCTCAACATCAATTTGCTCGGGGAGGCCGTCCTCGGTGAGGCCGAGGCCGCGCGTCGCACCGAGGAGACGCGCAAACTGCTCGCGCGCGACGACGTCGACTACGTCTCGATCAAGGTCAGCTGCCTCGTCTCGCAGATCTCGACGTGGGACGCCGAGGGCACCGTCGAGCGCGCCCTCGAGCGGCTGCGTCCGATCTACCGCGTCGCGAACGGCACGGTGAGCGACGCGTCGTCGCCATCGGCGAACACCGATGACGCCAACGCCGACGCAGGCCAGCCGGGTGGGGGCGCCGCGAACGTCAACCGCGGCGACATCAAGAAGAAGTTCGTCAACGTCGACATGGAGGAGTACCGCGACCTCGACCTGACGATCGAGCTGTTCACGCGCCTGCTGTCGGAGCCGGAATTCCACGACCTCGAGGCGGGTATCGTCCTGCAGGCCTACCTGCCGGACGCGGTGCCGGCGCTCGAGCGTCTCATCGCGTTCGCGAAGGAGCGCAAGGCCAACGGTGGCGCGGGCATCAAGGTGCGTCTCGTCAAGGGCGCGAACCTCGCGATGGAGCGCGTCGAGGCCGAACTGCACGACTGGAAGCAGGCGCCGTACACGTCGAAGGAGGACGTCGACGCGAACTACCTGCGCTTCATCGAGCGCGCGACGCGCGCCGACGCGATGGAGGTGTGCCGCCTCGGTGTCGCCTCGCACAACCTGTACGACGTCGCGATGGCGCACCTGCTCGCCGAGAAGCGTGGTGTGAGCGAGCACCTCGACGTCGAGATGCTGCAGGGCATGGCGCCGTCGCAGGCGCGCGCCGTGAAGGCCGACGTCGGCACCGTCCTGCTCTACACGCCCGTCGTGAAGCGCGAGGACTTCGACGTCGCCGTCTCCTACCTCATCCGTCGCCTCGAGGAGAACGCGGCGGAGCAGAACTTCCTGCACGCCATGTTCAGCCACGACGAGGGTGCGGCCGAGCGTCACAAGTACGTGCGTGACGGCCTCGTCGGCACCGGTGCGCTGTCGGCGATGCAGGACCAGGAGCGACGTTTCCGTGAGTCGATCGACGCGATCGCCTCGACGCCCGTCGGCCCGCGACGCTCGCCCGAGCGCGCGCCGATCGGAGACTTCTTCGAGAACACGGCCGACTCCGACCCGGCGCTGCCCGCGGTGCGCGAGTGGGCGCGTGAGGCCGTCACGCGTCAGCCGGCGCCGCTGACGTCGCCGCAGCTCACGTCGCGCGAGATGGTCGACGACGTCGTCGCGCGCGGCGTCGCGGCGCAGGCCGGGTGGGCCGGGCGTTCCAACGCCGAGCGTGCCGCGCTGCTGCGTGAGGCGGCGCGGGAGATCGAGAAGCGTCGCGGTGATCTCGTCACCGTCGCGGCCGCCGAGGGGGGCAAGACGATCGACCAGGTCGACCCGGAGATCTCCGAGGCGATCGACTTCGCGCGCTACTACGCCGACCGCTGCGAAGAGTTGGTCACCGGAATGGCTTCTGACGGAGCACGATTCGAGCCTCACCGCCTCACGCTCGTCACTCCGCCGTGGAACTTCCCCGTCGCCATCCCGATCGGTTCGGTGCTCGCGGCGCTCGCGAGCGGATCGGCCGTCGTCATCAAGCCGGCACCGCAGACGGTCGGCTGCGTCGAGGTCGCGATGGAGGCCCTGTGGGCTGCGGGCATCCCGCGCGACGCCGCGCAGGTCGTCCGCGTCGAGGAGGACGACAACGGCCGCGCGCTCGTCGCGCACGACGACGTCGACACCGTCATCCTCACCGGCTCGATCGAGACGGGTCGCCTGTTCGCCGGGTGGCGCGCGCGTCACGCCGGTGGGGCGCGCGTGTTCGGTGAGACGAGCGGCAAGAACGCACTCGTCGTCACGCCCGCCGCCGACCTCGACCTCGCCGCCGCCGACCTCATGAAGTCGGCGTTCGGGCACGCCGGGCAGAAGTGCTCGGCTGCCTCGCTCGGCATCCTCGTCGGCTCGGTCGCGACGTCGAAGCGGTTCCGTGAGCAGCTCGTCGACGCCGTGAAGTCGCTGCGCGTCGGCTGGCCGAGCGACCTCGGCACGACGATGGGCCCCGTCATCGAGCCGCCGTCGGGCAAGCTGCTCAAGGCGCTGACGACGCTCGAACCGGGTGAGACGTGGCTCGTCGAGCCGAAGCAGCTCGACGACACCGGCCGCCTGTGGAGCCCCGGCCTCAAGGACGGCGTGAAGCCCGGCTCGTTCTTCCACATGACCGAGGTCTTCGGCCCCGTGCTCGGCCTCATGCACGCCGACACGCTCGAGGAGGCGCTCGAACTGCAGAACGCGACGCAGTTCGGCCTCACCGCTGGCATCCACAGCCTCGACGAGGACGAGGTCACGTACTGGCAGGAGCACGTCGAAGCGGGCAACTGTTACGTCAACCGTCACATCACGGGCGCGATCGTGCAGCGTCAGAGCTTCGGCGGGTGGAAGGAATCCGTCATTGGCCCCGGCGCGAAGGCGGGCGGGCCGAACTACGTCGCGCAGTTCGGCACGTGGGTGCCTGACGGCGTCGCGCGTCAGGGCGCGCCGATCATGCCGCGGGTGCGCGACCTGCTCGAGATCCTGTCGCCGCTGGCGCGAAACGAAGCCGACCGCGAGTGGCTGCATGCGTCGCTGCGTTCCGACGCGTTCGCGTGGCGCGAGGAGCTCGGCATCGAGGCCGACCCGTCGTCGCTGCGCGCCGAGTCGAACGTCTTCCGTTACCGCCCGCAGCCGCAGGTCGTCGTGCGCGCCGAGCTCGGCGAGACTTCGGCGGACGGCGACGTCGACGCCGTCGCGGACCGCACGCTCGCCGAGGTGGCGCGACTCGTACTCGGAGCGCACCTCGTCGGTTCGAGCGTGTACCTGTCGTGGGATGTCGCGCTGCAGCCGGCGCTGACGCGCCTGGCGGCGACGGGCGAGGGACGTCAGGCACTCGTCTGGCTGAACCGCATGGGGTCGGTCGAGAGCTCGGCGCAGTTCGTCACGTGGTGCCGTGAGGGCACGCGCGACGGCGAGCCGCTGCGCATCCGCATGGTCGGCGCGGACGCCGACGGCGAGACGGCCGCCGCGCTCGCCTCAGCTCCCGGCGAGGACCAGGGCGCGAGCATCACGCCGCTGTTCGGCGAGGTGCTGTCGACGGGACGCCGGGAACTGCTGACGTTCCTGCGCGAGCAGGCCATCTCGCGGACACTGCACCGCTTCGGCCACGTCGCGCCGGAGCTGATGCGCTGACCGGTTGACGCCGAATCGGTGACCCACCGAGGTCTACTGCGTGACGAGCCGTCAGGGGCGGCTCGTCACGCAGTTGGTTCGAGTTGAATGTGGACGAGATTCGCGAGTGTGGGCCAGACCCTAAGTGCCAGCCTGGTCGTGAGTCACTTGTGTTGAGGAGGCGTGGTGTTCACGGTCGAGGAAAAGCGGGATGCGGTAGTGACGTATCTGGGGTTGGCGTTCGGGCAGAAAACGGCGTGGTTGGCGCAGCAGCCGTTCACGGCGAGTCAGTTACGTCGCTGGCGTAGTGAGTATGTCCGTGGTGATCTTGACCGTGGCCTCACGCCGCGTCAGGGTGGCTCGATGGACCATATTCGCTCTGATCAGATGCGCCGGCTGGAAGAACAACTCGCCGCGCAAGAACGCCGCCACGCCACGGAAGTCGCGCGGCTACGGACCGAGGCTGACGGGCTACGTCAGGCGAACGAGTCGCTGGGAAAAGCTATCGGGCTCTTGCAACACTGGCACGCGCACGAGCCCGATACGCCCCCGACGACGCCACCCGAGCGTTCATCGCAGCCGAGAACGACCTCATCCGAGACCTGAGCGCGCTGGCGGGGTTCAGTCAGCGCCGTGCGCTGCAGGTCGCTGGTGTCTCGCGTGGCACGTGGCACGCCCGCCACCACCATGGCCGTGACGTTGCTGCGGCGGTATCGCCTGTGCCGCAGCGTGAGCGGGAGCAGCCAGCGAGGTTGAGCGCGTCGGTGTGCGCGCGGGTCGCGGGTTTCATCAGTGCGGGGCGCACGGGCGGTTTGGGTGTCGCGGGCGCGTTCGCGAAGGCGTGGGACGAGGGCTTCATGGAAGCGAGTCTGCGTTCGTGGTGGCGTATCGCCGCGCGCGTGCGCCGCGAGCAGGCCACAGTCGAGCAGGCCACAGTCGAGCAGTCGGGCGCGGCGGGTGAGCGGGCGGTGGCGCGGGTGAAACCGCAGGTGTTGGCGACTGGCGCGAACCAGGTGTGGGCGTGGGACATCACCGACCTGCCCACCGCGTTTCGGGGTGTGGCGTTCAAGGCGTACGCGATCATCGACATCTTCAGCCGCAAGGTGATCGTCGCGAGTGTGCACCAGCGTGAGAGCACTGCTGATGCGATGGCGTTGTTCATGGCCGCGATCGCGGCGGAGGGTGGGTGCGTGC
This region of Dermacoccus nishinomiyaensis genomic DNA includes:
- the rraA gene encoding ribonuclease E activity regulator RraA — its product is MADIATADLYDELGDALDSCSTQFTQYGGRARFNGTIVTIKCFRDNQIVKETLNSPGAGKVLVVDGDGNVESALMGDMIAEAAVANGWEGVIINGAIRDSAAVAKLDLGTKALGTNPRKSAKDGKGEKDVPVTFGGATFTPGDHLWSDEDGIVVTSAEHASTFLS
- a CDS encoding AraC family transcriptional regulator encodes the protein MTTAPTLDALRGALGPAVLEMVDHLPGTMFCVKGADGRYLAVNPTFVERTNKRSRGDVVGRRAAELFVPELAERYEEQDARVLSSGKPLFNELELIRASGGPFRWHITAKVPLRDEAGRVVGIASMSQDVGEAAEDDPAMTSLGAVRAYIDAHLDQPVTSQALARVAGCSVDTLERRSRRVFGRSPRQLVLSSRIDAAREMLTAKELTLAQIADRCGYSDQAAFNRTFTRLVGMPPGRYRRERSTQG
- a CDS encoding proline dehydrogenase family protein, translating into MSQITDAPRTPGATTVDTTPSDDAATFAELHDLVEDAVALANRWSDATEAGQTKAEKRTSDQLGALLRDEKGLDLAVKFVDRVARPEDNTAAARELARLSSNEATGFMGKLDAKLLGLGSRLATTMPPVVVPAARTRLRQLVGHLVVDASDPTLAKHLAKAHADGFRLNINLLGEAVLGEAEAARRTEETRKLLARDDVDYVSIKVSCLVSQISTWDAEGTVERALERLRPIYRVANGTVSDASSPSANTDDANADAGQPGGGAANVNRGDIKKKFVNVDMEEYRDLDLTIELFTRLLSEPEFHDLEAGIVLQAYLPDAVPALERLIAFAKERKANGGAGIKVRLVKGANLAMERVEAELHDWKQAPYTSKEDVDANYLRFIERATRADAMEVCRLGVASHNLYDVAMAHLLAEKRGVSEHLDVEMLQGMAPSQARAVKADVGTVLLYTPVVKREDFDVAVSYLIRRLEENAAEQNFLHAMFSHDEGAAERHKYVRDGLVGTGALSAMQDQERRFRESIDAIASTPVGPRRSPERAPIGDFFENTADSDPALPAVREWAREAVTRQPAPLTSPQLTSREMVDDVVARGVAAQAGWAGRSNAERAALLREAAREIEKRRGDLVTVAAAEGGKTIDQVDPEISEAIDFARYYADRCEELVTGMASDGARFEPHRLTLVTPPWNFPVAIPIGSVLAALASGSAVVIKPAPQTVGCVEVAMEALWAAGIPRDAAQVVRVEEDDNGRALVAHDDVDTVILTGSIETGRLFAGWRARHAGGARVFGETSGKNALVVTPAADLDLAAADLMKSAFGHAGQKCSAASLGILVGSVATSKRFREQLVDAVKSLRVGWPSDLGTTMGPVIEPPSGKLLKALTTLEPGETWLVEPKQLDDTGRLWSPGLKDGVKPGSFFHMTEVFGPVLGLMHADTLEEALELQNATQFGLTAGIHSLDEDEVTYWQEHVEAGNCYVNRHITGAIVQRQSFGGWKESVIGPGAKAGGPNYVAQFGTWVPDGVARQGAPIMPRVRDLLEILSPLARNEADREWLHASLRSDAFAWREELGIEADPSSLRAESNVFRYRPQPQVVVRAELGETSADGDVDAVADRTLAEVARLVLGAHLVGSSVYLSWDVALQPALTRLAATGEGRQALVWLNRMGSVESSAQFVTWCREGTRDGEPLRIRMVGADADGETAAALASAPGEDQGASITPLFGEVLSTGRRELLTFLREQAISRTLHRFGHVAPELMR
- a CDS encoding DDE-type integrase/transposase/recombinase, which encodes MSASVCARVAGFISAGRTGGLGVAGAFAKAWDEGFMEASLRSWWRIAARVRREQATVEQATVEQSGAAGERAVARVKPQVLATGANQVWAWDITDLPTAFRGVAFKAYAIIDIFSRKVIVASVHQRESTADAMALFMAAIAAEGGCVPQVVHADNGAVMRSNLLNEFLTAHGIEVSHSRPRVSNDNPYIESEFRTLKNRASYPGVFASLVEASTYVAQHVHWYNHAHHHSGIALYTPAQVHDGSWKMLHARRQVSLAYYQARHPERFRGHRAPVPAPKAWAGINHPGPE